Part of the Tenacibaculum sp. SZ-18 genome, TTTTTTTGGGGTTTTTATTTATAACAATTTTCAATGTTATGGCTATTACTTCGCAAAAAAACGGTCTATCAGTAGCTTCTGTTTCTGGTAGAATGGCTGTTGTTATTCCAATTATCTTTGGAATTGTATTGTATAACGAAAGTATTACATTAGTTAAAGTTATTGGAATATTATTGGCTTTAGTTGCCGTGTATTTAACTTCTGTGAAAAGTAATCACTCTCAGAGTTTTGAAGGAAGTTCGTTGGTACTACCTATTATGTTATTTTTAGGTTCAGGTGCGATTGATACGTTATTGAAGTACACAGAATTACATTTTGTCCCAGAAGAAAGTGTGTCTATTTTTTCTGCATACATTTTTGGAATTGCCTTTGTATTAGGAATTCTATTTTTAATCTACCAAATTTTGGTTAAAAGAGAAAAATTTGAAATGAAAAGTATCCTTGGCGGTATCGCCTTAGGAATTCCTAATTATTTTTCAATTGAGTTTTTAATACGAGCCTTAAAGATAGAGGGAATCGAAAGTTCTGTGCTTTTTACCATAAATAACGTGAGTATAGTTTTGTTGACTACTCTTTTTGGTTTGTTTTTGTTCAAAGAAAAATTAGAGAATAAGAATTGGATAGGTATATTGCTTGCAGTAATTAGTATTATTTTAATTACTAAGGATTAATAGATGGCAGAAAAAGACACTTACAAAACATTGGAAAAACCTTCGGAAGAAATACTATATAAAGATAGAAATAGTAAGTTTTTTAGTTATGCCTTTCCTGTTACAACCGAAGATGATATAAAAAAATGTTTGGATGAATTAAAAAAGAAACATCCGAATGCTGGTCATCATTGTTATGCATGGCAGCTAGGAACTGAGAAAGTTTCCTTTCGAGCGAATGACGACGGAGAACCAAGTAATTCGGCGGGAAAGCCAATCTATGGTCAAATTCAAGCTTTTGATATTACGAATGTTTTAATTGTTTCTGTTCGTTATTTTGGTGGGACAAAATTAGGGGTAGGTGGATTGATTAACGCTTACAGAACATCCGTAAAAATGGCTTTGGAGCAGTCTGAGATTATTCAAAAAACGATAGATATTCAATTTAAAGTAATTTTCGGTTACGATATGATGAACAAGGTTCAACAAGTAATTAAAAAGAATCAACTAGAAATTTTGAATCAAAAATTAGAATTAAATTGCCAATATATAATATCTGTTAGAAAGAAAGATGCAACGATTATTTTTGAAATGTTTACCAATATGTTTAAAGTGGAAATAAAAAAACTTGGTAAATAAATGATTTCTCATAGGTAACCCTAATTTATTTTTCATCATATGAAAGTAAAAATATCACATGTAGTTAGTCTCCTTTTAATTATAACATCGAGTAGTTTTGTACGTTCACAAAACTTTTTATACAATACTGAACAATTCGGTATACGAGGAGCTATGCTTGGTGGATCAATTACTGCAGGAGCAAATGATGAAAGTATGACATTTTATAATCCTGCAGGAATACATAAAGTGCCGTCTCAAGTAAGTATTTCTTTATTTCAACCTTCTGTAAGAACTTTTGGATTTAACAATTTTTGGGGAATAAATGAAAAAAGTGAAATAAATGAAAATTATGGTTTAAAACCATCTTTAATATCTTTCAAATTTAAATTAGATAAGTTAGATTTTGCCTTTATAAAAATTAGTAAAAGTCAGTTGTCCGATTCTTTTAATGCTAAAAGAGAAGAAATAAATAATACCATACTAAACACCCAGTATTTTGAATACGAATATAAAGGTGAAGATGATTGGTTTGGCGCAGGAACAAGTTTTAAAATTACTCCAGAAATATATGTAGGTGTTAGTCAATTCTTGAGTATTACTAATTTTGAATATAAAAATAGAGTAATCATAGAAGAACGAGATAGAGTCAATAATAATAACAATACAGATAGTTTTTTCAATTCTGAACAAACAAGTAGCTTTGATAATACAGGTTTTATAACAAAACTTGGCTTTTTATACGATACGGATCAACACGATATTGGATTAACTATAACAACTCCGAAATATCTAAGAATCTTAGAAGGAGGTTATTATACAAGAACACTAACCAATATAGACAATACTCAAAATATAGGAGAGCAAATTTTAGATAATAATCTTTCTCCAGCAATAAAAACTCCATGGGAGTTTTCTCTTGGGTATAGCTATTCGTTCAAAAAACAAAACAAATTATGGTTAAATGTTGATTATTATTCTGGCATTTCCGAATATAAAGTTGCTACTATAAGTTCTGGTTCTAGAAAAATCTCTTGGGTCAATGGAAATAAAGATGTTTTTAATATCGGAGTGGGTTATTCTCATGTGTTGAATGACAAGTTGGAACTATCAGGAGGTTTACGTACAAACAATTTTGCATATAAAAATAAACCAGTTACGGCCAAAGAATTAAGAAATACTATTTTGGATGGAAATCATATACATTTTGTAGTGGGTACTAGATTTAAATTCAAAAGACATAATGTTTTGCTAGGATTAGATTGGGGTACTCTATATGATACCCCAGATGAAATTGGATTTCAATATTTAAGAGATATTGGTAAGTTAACACCAAATTTAAAAGGGTTAACCAAACAAAATATAAGTGTTTTACTTACTTACAGATTTATCCTAGATGAATTAATAAAATTATAAAGGTATATTCTACAAATGTAAAATACTTAACTACAAAACATTTTAGGAAATTATAATAGTTTTTTATAAATTTGCACTCCTTTTTACGAGAACAGATTATAAAAAGGTTTAAATAATATTTTTAAGTTTAATATCTCTTGGCGTTGGTATCGTTAAAAATCTGACTAACAAAAAGATACAAAATTATTCTCAGACATGTCTGAAGAAATTAAAAAAGCTGCTGAAGCAGTAAACCCAGAAGAATTTTTAGCAAACTTTAACTGGCATAAATACGAAGAAGGTATTGATGAAGTTGATGAGTCTAAATTAAAAGAATTCGAAAAAGCTTTAGAAGGAACTGTTGGTTTCGTGAACGAGCGTGACGTTATTGAAGGTGTAGTTGTTCGTGTTACTGATCGTGATGCTATCATCGATATTAACTCTAAATCAGAAGGAGTTATTTCATTAAATGAATTCCGTTACAATCCTAATTTAGCTGTGGGTGACAAAGTAGAAGTATTAGTTGATAAAAGAGAAGACTCTTCTGGTCAATTAGTATTATCTCACAAAAAAGCACGTGTAATTAAAGCTTGGGATAGAGTTAACAATGCACACGAAACTGGAGAAATCGTTAACGGTTTTGTTAAGTGTAGAACTAGAGGTGGTATGATTGTAGATGTTTTCGGAATCGAAGCATTCTTGCCAGGATCTCAAATTGATGTTAAGCCTATCCGTGACTACGATCAATACGTTGAAAAAACTATGGAATTCAAGGTTGTTAAAATTAACCACGAATTTAAGAATGTAGTAGTTTCTCACAAAGCGTTAATTGAAGCTGACTTAGAGGAGCAAAAACGTGAAATTATCGGTCAATTAGAAAAAGGACAAGTATTAGAAGGAGTTGTAAAGAATGTAACTTCTTATGGTGTATTTGTTGATTTAGGAGGTGTTGACGGATTAATTCACATTACTGACTTATCTTGGTCTCGTATTAATCACCCAAGTGAAGTTGTTGAATTAGATCAAAAGTTAAACGTTGTTATTTTAGACTTTGATGATAACAAGTCTAGAATTCAGTTAGGATTAAAGCAATTATCTGCTCATCCATGGGAAGCGTTAGATTCTAACTTAAAAGTTGGAGATAAAGTAAAAGGTAAAGTTGTTGTTTTAGCTGATTATGGTGCGTTTGTTGAAGTTGAAGATGGTGTTGAAGGATTAATCCACGTATCTGAAATGTCTTGGTCTACTCACTTACGTTCAGCTCAAGATTTCGTACAAGTAGGAGACGAAGTAGAAGCTCAAATCTTAACTTTAGATAGAGAAGAGCGTAAGATGTCTTTAGGTATGAAACAATTACATCCAGATCCATGGACTGACATTACTACGAAGTACCCAGTAGGATCTACTCACGAAGGAACTGTTCGTAACTATACTAACTTTGGAGTATTCGTGGAATTAGAAGAAGGTATTGACGGATTAGTTTACATTTCTGATTTATCTTGGACTAAGAAAGTTAAGCATCCATCTGAATTTGTAACAGTAGGTGATAAATTAAAAGTTCAAGTATTAGAATTAGATGTTGAAAATCGTAAATTAAACCTAGGGCATAAGCAAACTCAAGAAAATCCTTGGGATGCTCACGAAGCTAAGTATACTATCGGATCTAAGTTTGAAGGTACAATTACTGCAAAGAATGATAAAGGAGCTACAGTTACTTTTGAAGACGGAATTGAAGCATTTGCACCTTCTCGTTTCTTAGAAAAAGAAGATGGTGGTAAATTAGCGAAAGGAGATACAGTTGAATTTATGGTAACTGAATTCAGTAAAGAGTATCGTAAGATTGTTGTTTCTCACACTTCTATATTCAGACAAGAAGAGCAAAGAAATGTAAAAGCTGCAGCTAAGAAAGCCCAAGAAAACGAAAAAACTACTTTAGGTGATATCGGTGGATTAGCTGAATTAAAGAAAAAAATGGAGCAAGGAAAATAATCCTCTCTTCATACGAAATATGAAACCACTACAATTTGTAGTGGTTTTTTTTTAAGAATATTTCTCGTATATATCTATTTCGCTTATATTGTTTAACTCAATGATGAAATATGATTTCATTTGGAATTGTATTTATCTCATAACTTAATTTAAAAATCTAAATAATGATGAAAAAAATTTTATGTATTGTAGCTTTAGTGGCTATTTCTTTTACAGCAAACGCTCAAGATGGTGATCTAAGAATTGGTGCCAATATCGGATTTACTACAGGGAATGGTAATTCTTCTTTTGTTATAGGGGGAGATGTTGATTATTTGTTTGATGTAGATACTAAATTCGAAGTTGGTGCAGCAACTGGTTTAGTGGTTATAACAACAGGTAATTCTATTATATTACCATTAGCTGGTGCGGGGCGATTCCACGCAACTAACAAAATTGATTTAGGGTTAGATATGGGATATGCCATTGGAATCAATAATGCTAGCAATGGTTTTTATTTTCGACCAATTTTTGAATATAAATTAGATAATAAGATATCGTTAAGAGCTTCTTATTCTGGTGTAGATTCAGGAGGATTCCTAAATGCAGGTGTAATGTTTAGACTTTAAGCATTAAATAATAATAAAAAAAGACGTTGATTTCCTAGCGTCTTTTTTTATATAATTTCAGTAATTTCTTTATGGTAATAGTAATAATCAGTCATTAGTACAATAGAGTTATGTACAAAATGAATTAACATTGGAATCCATAATGAATTATATTTATTTCTTAAATATCCCAGAAATAGTCCAAATGGGAAAATCCAAATAATTGAGATAAAAGATAAATGAACCAAAGCAAATAAAATTGCTGTCGCTATTATGGTTAGTTCAATTGAAATAATCTTAGAAAGTTGATTAAATAAGTACCCTCTAAAAGCTAGTTCTTCAAAAATTGGTGGGATTATAGCTATAAAAATAATACTCCAAAACAAGGGATACCCTGTATAAGTATATTGATAAATTAAATTAAGACTATCTTCAAAAAAAAGTAATTCGTTCAATCCACCAATTCCAAAGTAAATCAAATAAGAAAAGAGAATTGTTAGAGGTAGTAATTTTGTAAAGAAGCGCAAATTAATTTGAGGTATTTTAGAGAGAGAAATCATCTCGTTTAAATTATATGCACAAAACACAAGTACAATTCCAATAAAAATAGTCTCAACAATAATTTCTGTTATAATATTCTCTGGATATGTTAAGTAAATTACACTGGATAAACCTATATAACAGATTATAATCGTGTAAAAACCAATTATAGAGTTTAAAACTTCACGATTATACTCGTTTGTTTTTTTGTTTATTAAGTTGCCGCAATACTG contains:
- a CDS encoding IMPACT family protein, whose translation is MAEKDTYKTLEKPSEEILYKDRNSKFFSYAFPVTTEDDIKKCLDELKKKHPNAGHHCYAWQLGTEKVSFRANDDGEPSNSAGKPIYGQIQAFDITNVLIVSVRYFGGTKLGVGGLINAYRTSVKMALEQSEIIQKTIDIQFKVIFGYDMMNKVQQVIKKNQLEILNQKLELNCQYIISVRKKDATIIFEMFTNMFKVEIKKLGK
- a CDS encoding EamA family transporter, with protein sequence MIYLILSVLISSSLYVIFKLFDIFKINTFQAIVVNYVVAFIIGYTYSDVKVSITSISQQDWFYGALFLGFLFITIFNVMAITSQKNGLSVASVSGRMAVVIPIIFGIVLYNESITLVKVIGILLALVAVYLTSVKSNHSQSFEGSSLVLPIMLFLGSGAIDTLLKYTELHFVPEESVSIFSAYIFGIAFVLGILFLIYQILVKREKFEMKSILGGIALGIPNYFSIEFLIRALKIEGIESSVLFTINNVSIVLLTTLFGLFLFKEKLENKNWIGILLAVISIILITKD
- a CDS encoding CPBP family intramembrane glutamic endopeptidase; amino-acid sequence: MEFCKKCKQEVSSQDNFCQYCGNLINKKTNEYNREVLNSIIGFYTIIICYIGLSSVIYLTYPENIITEIIVETIFIGIVLVFCAYNLNEMISLSKIPQINLRFFTKLLPLTILFSYLIYFGIGGLNELLFFEDSLNLIYQYTYTGYPLFWSIIFIAIIPPIFEELAFRGYLFNQLSKIISIELTIIATAILFALVHLSFISIIWIFPFGLFLGYLRNKYNSLWIPMLIHFVHNSIVLMTDYYYYHKEITEII
- a CDS encoding OmpP1/FadL family transporter, which gives rise to MKVKISHVVSLLLIITSSSFVRSQNFLYNTEQFGIRGAMLGGSITAGANDESMTFYNPAGIHKVPSQVSISLFQPSVRTFGFNNFWGINEKSEINENYGLKPSLISFKFKLDKLDFAFIKISKSQLSDSFNAKREEINNTILNTQYFEYEYKGEDDWFGAGTSFKITPEIYVGVSQFLSITNFEYKNRVIIEERDRVNNNNNTDSFFNSEQTSSFDNTGFITKLGFLYDTDQHDIGLTITTPKYLRILEGGYYTRTLTNIDNTQNIGEQILDNNLSPAIKTPWEFSLGYSYSFKKQNKLWLNVDYYSGISEYKVATISSGSRKISWVNGNKDVFNIGVGYSHVLNDKLELSGGLRTNNFAYKNKPVTAKELRNTILDGNHIHFVVGTRFKFKRHNVLLGLDWGTLYDTPDEIGFQYLRDIGKLTPNLKGLTKQNISVLLTYRFILDELIKL
- the rpsA gene encoding 30S ribosomal protein S1, with protein sequence MSEEIKKAAEAVNPEEFLANFNWHKYEEGIDEVDESKLKEFEKALEGTVGFVNERDVIEGVVVRVTDRDAIIDINSKSEGVISLNEFRYNPNLAVGDKVEVLVDKREDSSGQLVLSHKKARVIKAWDRVNNAHETGEIVNGFVKCRTRGGMIVDVFGIEAFLPGSQIDVKPIRDYDQYVEKTMEFKVVKINHEFKNVVVSHKALIEADLEEQKREIIGQLEKGQVLEGVVKNVTSYGVFVDLGGVDGLIHITDLSWSRINHPSEVVELDQKLNVVILDFDDNKSRIQLGLKQLSAHPWEALDSNLKVGDKVKGKVVVLADYGAFVEVEDGVEGLIHVSEMSWSTHLRSAQDFVQVGDEVEAQILTLDREERKMSLGMKQLHPDPWTDITTKYPVGSTHEGTVRNYTNFGVFVELEEGIDGLVYISDLSWTKKVKHPSEFVTVGDKLKVQVLELDVENRKLNLGHKQTQENPWDAHEAKYTIGSKFEGTITAKNDKGATVTFEDGIEAFAPSRFLEKEDGGKLAKGDTVEFMVTEFSKEYRKIVVSHTSIFRQEEQRNVKAAAKKAQENEKTTLGDIGGLAELKKKMEQGK